The following coding sequences lie in one Bacteroidota bacterium genomic window:
- a CDS encoding SIMPL domain-containing protein, with translation MNRLKILFITIIIALAINVEAQEKENIRTLAVQGNGEISVKPDVANINFMLSSVNMDFEEAVDELNKKINKLTKSLKRAGIKKEEIYSSNYTIKKEYQHDYQNREKTFIGYKVSHSITLQTSADTKSVNKVFDALISSLKDVELTLSFGIKNTEQIKNELIKKAIEDAKQKASLMAQASGVKLLKIQTINYHSSPIHFRSGTNSMMVSKKMEADVVMVEDFNPAKIKQNTQVNIIWVIE, from the coding sequence ATGAATAGATTAAAGATATTATTTATTACAATTATAATTGCACTTGCAATAAATGTTGAAGCTCAGGAAAAAGAAAACATCAGAACATTAGCCGTTCAGGGAAATGGTGAGATAAGTGTAAAACCCGATGTAGCAAACATTAATTTTATGCTTTCATCCGTAAATATGGATTTTGAGGAAGCAGTAGATGAATTAAATAAAAAAATAAACAAACTCACAAAATCACTGAAAAGGGCCGGAATAAAGAAAGAGGAAATATATTCTTCGAATTACACTATAAAAAAGGAATATCAGCACGATTATCAAAACAGAGAAAAAACATTTATCGGCTATAAGGTATCTCACTCAATAACTCTTCAAACCTCAGCAGATACAAAATCGGTGAACAAAGTTTTCGATGCCTTAATTTCAAGTTTAAAAGATGTAGAACTAACATTGAGCTTCGGAATAAAAAATACTGAACAAATAAAAAATGAGCTGATAAAAAAAGCCATCGAAGATGCGAAACAAAAAGCTTCGTTAATGGCTCAGGCATCAGGTGTTAAGTTATTGAAAATACAAACTATTAACTACCACAGCTCCCCTATTCATTTCAGATCCGGCACTAACTCAATGATGGTTTCAAAGAAGATGGAAGCTGATGTTGTAATGGTTGAAGACTTCAACCCTGCAAAGATTAAACAAAACACACAGGTAAATATTATTTGGGTGATAGAGTAG